In Triplophysa rosa linkage group LG18, Trosa_1v2, whole genome shotgun sequence, a genomic segment contains:
- the LOC130569165 gene encoding uncharacterized protein LOC130569165, whose translation MQSTPATPFADVINSLAGLHQEHHQALLGLREDQERRFQALVKTQQEDREVFRSWLSQGRDTGGPSATPPTFQIPLHKMGAQDDPEAFLELFERSAELSGWQPDIWSARLIPLLTGEAQMAAQQLPVQNLLQYADLKKAILERVGLSPEQHRQRFRSLEFGGDGQPFSFAHQLRDACRRWLMADGSDVIAIVDKVTLEQFVGRLPKETAQWVQCHRPASLAQAIQLAEDQLVACPGVGVPLPSLSLSFFPNPSPSTPIPFPRTRGSFFPRPVPRTRMSLGMGSGGAVRTPGKSTNQYGAGPNASPMPQPSPRQSLGLLPAARAAGTSGPACWRCGDPGHFIDRCPMMEVGMMVRVPDNPQAALGQDGLYQIPVSIRGGTYQALVDSGCNQTSIHQSLIQVVALDTGRMVKVRCVHGDVVNYPLVPLTIKFRGQNHSVEVAVNKHLRYPLILGTNWPMFSILLGHLSADVSWQNQRRRKGAVVQVGDGEPGPLTSDSEERSAVEKINFSQCDDFPLEQSQDDSLKNAFDQVRTIDGQTLHPAQPRSYPYFAIIKDRLYRVTQDTQSKEDTTQLVIPKSRREMLFQAAHCNPMAGHLGQAATLNRLTTRFFWPGIHENVRRWCASCPECQLVNPPATPKAPLCPLPLMQVPFERIGMDLIGPLERSARGHRFALVIVDYATRYPEAVALRNISAKSVADALFSLISRVGIPKEVLTDQGTAFMSRTLRELYGLLGIKTIRTSVYHPQTDGLVERFNRTLKTMIRKFVHEDAKNWDKWLEPLLFAVREVPQASTGFSPFELLYGRQPRGVLDVLREVWEDGPSASKNQIQYVMDLRTKLHTLGLLYVADRYCTLLTFLFPFYCRPMRRTEAWGRSCPRR comes from the exons ATGCAGTCCACGCCAGCCACGCCATTTGCGGACGTGATCAACTCCCTCGCCGGTCTTCACCAGGAGCACCACCAGGCTCTGTTGGGTCTCCGAGAGGACCAAGAGAGACGGTTCCAGGCTCTCGTCAAGACTCAACAGGAAGACCGCGAGGTGTTCCGGAGCTGGTTGAGCCAGGGAAGAGATACGGGCGGACCATCGGCCACACCCCCAACTTTCCAGATACCGCTGCACAAGATGGGAGCCCAGGACGATCCGGAAGCGTTCCTGGAACTTTTCGAGAGGTCCGCGGAGCTCTCCGGGTGGCAGCCGGACATCTGGTCAGCGAGGCTGATTCCCCTGCTGACCGGGGAAGCCCAGATGGCAGCGCAACAACTACCAGTCCAGAACCTGCTCCAGTACGCGGACCTCAAGAAGGCGATCCTGGAACGGGTCGGCCTGAGCCCGGAGCAGCACCGGCAGCGGTTCCGCTCCCTGGAGTTTGGGGGGGATGGCCAACCCTTCTCTTTTGCTCACCAGCTCCGGGACGCTTGCCGCAGATGGCTGATGGCCGACGGTAGCGACGTCATCGCCATCGTGGATAAAGTGACGCTGGAGCAGTTCGTGGGGCGGTTACCTAAGGAGACCGCCCAATGGGTCCAGTGTCACCGACCGGCGTCGCTGGCCCAGGCCATCCAGTTGGCTGAGGACCAGTTGGTGGCGTGCCCAGGGGTCGGCGTACCCctaccatctctctctctttctttttttcctaACCCCTCACCCTCTACACCTATCCCTTTTCCTAGGACCCGGGGGAGTTTTTTCCCGCGGCCAGTCCCGAGAACCCGGATGTCGCTAGGGATGGGATCGGGAGGAGCCGTGAGAACACCGGGGAAATCCACTAACCAGTATGGTGCTGGTCCCAATGCCTCTCCTATGCCCCAGCCCTCTCCTCGCCAATCCCTTGGTCTGCTTCCCGCCGCTAGGGCGGCGGGGACTtctgggccggcctgttggcgtTGTGGGGATCCCGGCCATTTTATCGACCGCTGTCCTATGATGGAGGTCGGTATGATGGTCCGGGTTCCCGACAACCCACAGGCTGCCCTCGGTCAAGATGGGCTGTACCAGATACCTGTGAGTATTAGGGGGGGTACATATCAGGCTCTGGTGGATTCAGGATGTAACCAAACCTCCATTCATCAAAGCCTGATTCAAGTTGTGGCATTGGATACGGGCCGCATGGTTAAGGTAAGGTGTGTGCACGGGGACGTGGTGAACTACCCTTTAGTGCCGCTGACTATAAAATTTAGGGGCCAAAACCATAGTGTAGAGGTGGCTGTTAATAAACACCTCCGATATCCGCTAATCTTGGGAACGAATTGGCCAATGTTTTCGATATTATTGGGGCATTTAAGTGCGGATGTCTCTTGGCAGAACCAAAGGAGGCGGAAGGGTGCGGTTGTGCAGGTAGGAGATGGTGAGCCGGGACCCCTGACATCTGATTCAGAGGAACGGAGCGCTGTGGAGAAAATTAATTTTTCCCAGTGCGATGATTTTCCGCTGGAGCAGTCTCAGGATGACTCGCTCAAAAACGCGTTTGATCAGGTCCGTACTATCGACGGCCAAACTCTCCACCCTGCACAACCACGGTCCTATCCATATTTTGCCATTATTAAAgaccggttgtatcgagtgacccaagacactcagTCCAAAGAGGATACAACACAGTTAGTCATTCCTAAGAGccgtcgggaaatgcttttccaggcggctcattGTAATCCGATGGCGGGACACTTGGGGCAAGCTGCAACTTTAAATCGCCTGACGACCCGttttttttggccgggcattcatgagaacgtgcgcaggtggtgcgcgtcttgtcctgaatgtcagttggtaaacccaccggccaccccaaaagcACCATTGTGCCCACTCCCCCtcatgcaggtccccttcgaacgaattggtatggacctgaTCGGGCCGTTAGAGCGATCTGCACGAGGGCATCGATTTGCGTTAGTCATTGTGGACTACGCAACCCGATACCCGGAAGCAGTGGCGCTACGCAATATTTCTGCTAAAAGTGTTGCGGACGCCCTGTTTAGTTTAATTTCTCGCGTGGGAATCCCAAAGGAGGttctcacggatcaaggcacggcgtttaTGTCACGGACCCTCCGCGAACTGTACGGGTTATTGGGGATTAAGACGATTCGTACCAGCGTCTACCACCCACAAACAGATGGGCTGGTCGAACGTTTTAATCGTACGTTAAAAACAATGATCCGGAAGTTCGTTCACGaagacgccaaaaattgggataagtgGCTGGAACCTCTGTTATTCGCGGTCCGCGAGGTTCCCCAAGCCTctacggggttttcccccttcgagctcCTCTATGGCCGTCAGCCCCGTGGGGTTTTAGACGTCCTAAGAGAAGtttgggaggacggaccttcCGCGAGTAAAAATCAAATTCAGTACGtcatggacctgagaacaaaactccatacactggg GCTGCTCTATGTGGCGGACCGTTATTGCACTCTCCTGACTTTTCTCTTCCCTTTCTATTGCAGACCGATGCGTCGGACAGAGGCGTGGGGGCGGTCCTGTCCCAGGAGATAG